A single window of Acetohalobium arabaticum DSM 5501 DNA harbors:
- a CDS encoding complex I 24 kDa subunit family protein: MMQATEEIKELSEDEKFEKLDEIIEQNRGQEGILINVLHQAQQIFGHLSRKIQVHIAEGLDIPFSKVYAVISFYSLFSTEMRGKYTIEVCTGTACYVKGAEDILEQFKTELEIEPGETTEDGLFTLETTRCIGACGMAPVIKVGDDTHGRLKEDQVSDLLDKYE, translated from the coding sequence ATGATGCAGGCTACAGAGGAGATCAAAGAGTTATCTGAAGATGAGAAGTTTGAGAAATTGGATGAGATTATTGAACAGAATCGAGGCCAGGAAGGAATTTTAATCAATGTTTTACATCAGGCACAGCAGATATTTGGCCATCTATCGCGTAAAATTCAGGTTCATATTGCTGAAGGGCTGGATATTCCTTTTAGCAAAGTATATGCGGTAATAAGTTTTTATTCGCTTTTTTCTACAGAGATGAGAGGTAAGTATACTATAGAAGTCTGTACCGGTACTGCCTGTTATGTAAAGGGAGCTGAAGATATTTTAGAACAGTTTAAGACTGAGTTAGAAATAGAGCCTGGAGAAACAACAGAGGACGGCTTATTTACTTTAGAGACTACTAGATGTATAGGTGCCTGTGGTATGGCTCCAGTTATTAAGGTTGGAGATGATACTCACGGTAGATTAAAAGAAGATCAAGTATCAGATTTATTGGACAAATATGAATAG
- a CDS encoding NADH-dependent [FeFe] hydrogenase, group A6 gives MVSVTVDGQEVEVEEGATVLDAAEKLDIDIPTLCYLEDLNEPGSCRVCLVEIEGEENYQPSCVYNVTDGLEVRTNTPGVIEARKKMIELLLSDHPFDCLTCAANQNCELQSIAKQHGIRDIDFDGERNEFPVDDLSPALVREPSKCIRCRRCISVCSEIQEVHIYDINERGFDSVAAPAFNESLMDTPCITCGQCIMVCPTGALHGQDDKQKVWDALADDTKHVVIQTAPAIRVTIGEMFGMEVGSLVTGKLVSALKRVGFDRVFDDCFGADVVVMEEGRELMERLESGKDLPQFTSCCPGWVKFCESFYPSLLDNLSSCKSPQQVFGALAKTYYAEKAGIDPDNIFSVSTMPCVAKKYEAQRPEMDDSGRQDVDAVLTTRELGEMIKQIGIDIENLPEQEYDEPMGYATGAGVIFGSTGGVMEATLRTVYEKLTGERLEDFELQKVRSQDFNEAEVKLDEDRSINVAVARGTGNARKLIHRVLSGEADYDFVEVMACPAGGCVGGGGQPIYSGRDRWARMVEDRVARADGLLKSDGRKDIKVAHENPFVKELYDSFLEKPHGEKSQKLLHTSYTDRQLYTHEERYSEQKGKEMKEADKNN, from the coding sequence GTGGTCAGTGTAACAGTAGATGGTCAAGAGGTAGAAGTAGAAGAAGGAGCAACAGTATTGGATGCAGCGGAAAAGCTTGATATTGATATTCCGACTCTCTGTTATCTTGAGGATTTGAATGAACCTGGCTCCTGTCGAGTCTGTTTAGTTGAAATAGAGGGGGAAGAGAATTATCAACCATCTTGTGTTTATAATGTAACTGATGGATTAGAGGTGAGGACTAATACTCCAGGAGTTATAGAAGCTAGAAAGAAAATGATCGAATTGTTATTATCTGATCATCCTTTTGATTGTTTGACCTGTGCTGCCAATCAAAACTGCGAACTGCAGTCAATAGCCAAACAGCATGGTATTAGAGATATAGATTTTGATGGTGAGCGGAATGAGTTTCCCGTTGATGATTTATCTCCCGCATTGGTTAGAGAACCGAGCAAATGTATCCGCTGCCGGCGCTGTATCAGTGTCTGTAGCGAGATTCAGGAAGTACATATCTATGATATAAATGAACGCGGGTTTGATTCTGTTGCTGCCCCTGCTTTTAATGAAAGTCTGATGGATACCCCTTGTATTACCTGTGGTCAATGTATTATGGTCTGTCCCACGGGAGCTTTGCACGGACAGGATGATAAACAGAAAGTCTGGGATGCTCTAGCTGATGATACGAAGCATGTAGTTATTCAGACTGCTCCGGCAATTAGAGTTACTATCGGTGAGATGTTTGGTATGGAAGTAGGGAGTTTAGTTACTGGTAAGCTAGTATCCGCCCTAAAAAGGGTAGGCTTTGATAGAGTTTTTGATGATTGCTTTGGAGCCGATGTTGTTGTGATGGAAGAGGGCCGTGAGTTAATGGAACGTTTAGAGAGTGGCAAAGATTTACCCCAATTTACTTCCTGTTGTCCCGGCTGGGTTAAGTTCTGTGAATCTTTCTATCCATCGCTGTTGGACAATCTTTCTAGCTGTAAATCACCACAGCAGGTATTTGGAGCATTGGCTAAGACCTATTATGCTGAGAAAGCAGGTATTGACCCTGATAATATATTTTCTGTTTCTACTATGCCTTGTGTAGCTAAAAAATACGAAGCACAGCGGCCGGAGATGGATGACAGCGGTAGGCAGGATGTTGATGCTGTTTTGACTACCCGTGAACTAGGGGAGATGATTAAACAGATAGGTATAGATATTGAGAATCTACCAGAACAAGAGTATGATGAACCTATGGGTTATGCTACTGGTGCTGGAGTTATCTTTGGTTCTACTGGTGGAGTAATGGAAGCAACACTCCGCACTGTTTATGAAAAATTAACAGGCGAAAGATTAGAGGATTTTGAATTACAGAAAGTAAGAAGTCAAGACTTTAATGAAGCTGAAGTAAAATTGGATGAAGACCGGAGTATAAACGTAGCAGTAGCTAGAGGAACAGGAAATGCACGCAAATTGATTCACCGTGTACTATCTGGTGAAGCTGATTATGACTTTGTAGAAGTAATGGCCTGTCCAGCCGGTGGATGTGTTGGCGGTGGAGGACAGCCGATTTATTCTGGACGTGATCGATGGGCAAGAATGGTTGAAGATAGAGTAGCAAGAGCAGATGGACTGCTTAAATCAGATGGAAGAAAAGATATTAAAGTCGCTCATGAGAATCCATTTGTTAAAGAATTATATGATAGCTTTCTTGAGAAGCCGCATGGAGAAAAATCACAGAAGTTGTTACATACTTCTTATACGGATAGACAGCTGTATACTCACGAAGAGCGTTATAGTGAACAGAAGGGTAAAGAGATGAAGGAAGCAGATAAAAATAATTAA
- a CDS encoding superoxide dismutase family protein, whose product MIKLKEEVDFKNSDRIAKAIIKGGPLAPGLKGVVYFKAVPGGTRVIVEVKGLPPFQAAQNDQPPIGPHGFHIHEFGTCKVGDPDDPFQAAGDHYNPTNQPHGNHAGDLPVLFSNNGFARMSFFTNKFEVEDVIGRSVIIHQNPDDYRSQPAGAAGKRLACGVIEWS is encoded by the coding sequence ATGATAAAGTTAAAAGAGGAAGTGGACTTTAAGAATTCTGATAGAATAGCAAAAGCAATTATTAAAGGAGGACCATTGGCTCCAGGTCTCAAAGGAGTTGTTTATTTTAAAGCTGTACCAGGGGGAACTAGAGTTATAGTAGAAGTTAAGGGTTTACCGCCTTTTCAAGCAGCTCAGAATGACCAGCCGCCTATAGGTCCGCATGGTTTTCATATTCATGAGTTTGGTACCTGTAAAGTAGGTGATCCTGATGATCCCTTTCAGGCAGCAGGAGACCATTATAATCCAACTAATCAGCCCCATGGAAACCATGCTGGTGATCTGCCGGTGCTTTTTTCAAATAATGGTTTTGCTCGAATGTCATTTTTTACTAATAAATTTGAAGTGGAAGATGTGATAGGCAGATCAGTAATTATTCATCAGAATCCTGATGATTACCGCAGTCAACCAGCAGGAGCTGCTGGAAAGAGGCTAGCCTGTGGAGTAATTGAGTGGAGTTGA
- a CDS encoding indolepyruvate oxidoreductase subunit beta produces MSKTTNIMLTGVGGQGVLLASEIISQAALEEGFDVKKSEVHGMAQRGGSVVSNVTYGEKVYSPLIAKGEADLLLAFEPLEALRWANYLKSDGKIITNTQRIDPLPVAIGEAEYPANIMDRLEETGYEIISIDALDIATDLGNQKVVNTVLIGQFTNFSEISQEVFKKVVKESVPPKTVDLNLKAFNAGNEY; encoded by the coding sequence ATGAGTAAGACTACTAATATTATGTTAACCGGTGTCGGCGGTCAGGGAGTACTGTTGGCTAGTGAGATTATTTCTCAGGCAGCTTTAGAAGAAGGTTTTGATGTCAAAAAGTCAGAAGTTCACGGCATGGCCCAGCGAGGCGGCAGTGTAGTCAGTAATGTAACCTATGGGGAAAAGGTTTATTCACCGTTGATTGCCAAGGGAGAGGCCGATCTTTTACTGGCTTTTGAACCGCTTGAAGCTTTAAGATGGGCTAATTACTTGAAATCAGACGGCAAGATTATAACCAATACACAGCGAATAGATCCGTTGCCGGTAGCTATCGGTGAAGCAGAGTATCCAGCTAATATTATGGATAGGTTAGAGGAGACAGGCTATGAAATAATAAGCATTGATGCTTTGGATATTGCTACAGATTTAGGAAATCAAAAAGTAGTTAATACTGTTCTAATTGGACAGTTCACTAATTTTTCAGAGATATCGCAGGAAGTATTTAAGAAAGTAGTTAAAGAAAGCGTTCCACCTAAAACAGTAGATCTTAATTTAAAGGCTTTTAATGCTGGAAATGAATATTAA
- a CDS encoding cold-shock protein: MMETGTVKWFDSNKGYGFIERPEEDDVFVHFSAIQEDGFKDLEEGEEVEFNIVEGDKGLQAEDVVKL; encoded by the coding sequence ATAATGGAAACAGGAACAGTAAAATGGTTTGATTCTAATAAGGGTTATGGATTTATTGAACGACCAGAGGAAGACGATGTATTCGTTCACTTCTCTGCTATTCAGGAAGATGGTTTCAAAGACTTAGAAGAAGGCGAAGAAGTGGAATTTAACATAGTTGAAGGTGACAAAGGCCTACAAGCTGAAGACGTAGTTAAGCTGTAA
- a CDS encoding AMP-binding protein, translating to MLEMTLGELLDRQAIKYSENDAVVYTEKEIRYSYREFRDVCNQAAKGFMELGIDVGDHVAIWAHNQPEWLITQFATGKMGGVLVTVNTNYRAMELEYLLKQSDAETLILSEGMRADYPEILYEICPELKSSEPGELKSENLPHLKNVIYIGDGDVPAGMYHWNDIMELGKQASNVKLRKRQNSLNPDDVINMQYTSGTTGFPKGVMLTHTNIIADANYIADCMEFTNEDRLCIPVPFFHCFGCVLGTLVCVTKGATMVPIVKFKPEPVLETIEAEECTAVHGVPTMFISELEYPDFDQYDLSSLRTGIMAGSPCPMKVMKQVINKMGAEEITIAYGQTEASPVITQTRTDNSLERRVSTVGRALPNVEVKIVNPDTGKEVPPGVQGELCTRGFHVMEGYYKMPEETEETIDGDGWLHTGDLAIMDKDGYCKITGRLKNMIIRGGENVYPREVEEHFYDHPKIKDVEVVGIPDEKYGEEVMAYIQLKDGEEATAEEIFNYFKDRISWHKLPKKIEVVNNYPMTASGKVQKYKLRERAIENYNLHDVEEFETA from the coding sequence GTGCTGGAGATGACTTTAGGTGAATTGTTGGACAGGCAAGCAATTAAGTATTCTGAGAATGATGCTGTAGTTTATACTGAGAAGGAAATTAGGTATAGTTATCGAGAATTTAGAGATGTCTGTAATCAGGCAGCTAAGGGATTTATGGAGTTAGGAATTGATGTTGGTGATCATGTAGCAATTTGGGCCCATAATCAGCCAGAGTGGTTAATAACACAGTTTGCTACTGGTAAGATGGGTGGGGTTTTAGTTACAGTTAATACTAATTATCGGGCTATGGAGTTAGAATACTTATTAAAACAGTCAGATGCCGAAACCTTAATTCTGTCGGAGGGGATGAGAGCCGATTATCCTGAAATATTATATGAAATCTGTCCTGAGTTAAAGAGCAGTGAACCTGGTGAGCTGAAATCAGAGAATCTCCCTCATCTTAAGAATGTAATTTATATTGGGGATGGAGATGTACCTGCTGGAATGTATCATTGGAATGATATTATGGAATTAGGTAAACAAGCATCCAATGTTAAATTAAGAAAGCGACAGAATAGTTTAAATCCTGATGATGTAATTAATATGCAGTATACTTCTGGAACTACCGGCTTTCCTAAAGGAGTAATGTTAACTCATACTAATATTATAGCCGATGCAAATTATATAGCTGACTGTATGGAATTTACTAATGAAGATAGATTATGTATTCCGGTACCATTCTTCCACTGTTTCGGTTGTGTATTAGGGACTTTAGTTTGTGTAACTAAAGGAGCAACGATGGTGCCGATAGTTAAGTTTAAACCGGAGCCTGTATTAGAAACTATTGAAGCTGAGGAATGCACAGCGGTTCATGGTGTACCGACTATGTTTATCTCGGAACTGGAATATCCGGACTTTGATCAATATGATTTAAGTTCATTACGGACAGGAATTATGGCTGGTTCGCCCTGTCCTATGAAAGTAATGAAGCAGGTTATTAATAAGATGGGAGCTGAAGAGATTACTATTGCTTATGGACAGACAGAAGCATCACCAGTAATTACACAGACAAGAACTGATAATTCCTTGGAACGGAGAGTATCTACTGTTGGTAGAGCTTTGCCTAATGTGGAAGTTAAGATTGTAAATCCTGATACCGGTAAAGAAGTACCGCCTGGAGTACAGGGAGAATTATGTACGCGTGGCTTCCATGTGATGGAAGGTTATTATAAGATGCCGGAGGAGACAGAAGAGACTATTGATGGTGATGGTTGGCTGCATACTGGTGACTTAGCTATTATGGATAAGGACGGCTACTGTAAAATTACAGGACGGCTTAAAAATATGATTATTCGCGGTGGAGAGAATGTATATCCTCGGGAAGTTGAAGAACATTTCTATGATCATCCTAAGATTAAAGATGTAGAGGTTGTAGGTATTCCTGATGAAAAGTATGGAGAAGAAGTCATGGCTTATATTCAGCTCAAAGATGGAGAAGAAGCTACTGCAGAAGAAATTTTTAATTACTTTAAAGATCGGATTTCCTGGCATAAACTGCCTAAGAAGATTGAGGTTGTCAATAATTATCCAATGACAGCAAGTGGCAAGGTCCAGAAATATAAATTGCGTGAAAGAGCAATTGAAAATTATAATCTCCATGATGTTGAAGAGTTTGAAACAGCTTAA
- a CDS encoding Fur family transcriptional regulator, which translates to MGTQPKRRMTKQRKKILEVLRNTDSHPTADWIYDQVKQEMPNISLGTVYRNLNVLKEMEKIMELNYGSSHSHFDGNAENHYHFTCLECGKICDVSEPVHSDLDQKVEEEMGCSISHHRLEFFGTCAECKEEE; encoded by the coding sequence ATGGGAACTCAGCCTAAAAGAAGAATGACTAAACAGAGAAAGAAGATATTAGAGGTTCTGCGTAATACTGATTCTCATCCAACTGCTGACTGGATTTATGATCAAGTCAAGCAGGAGATGCCCAATATTAGTCTGGGGACTGTTTATCGTAATCTCAATGTTCTAAAAGAGATGGAAAAAATTATGGAGTTGAATTACGGTAGTTCTCACAGCCATTTTGATGGTAATGCAGAAAATCACTATCACTTTACTTGTTTAGAATGCGGTAAAATCTGTGATGTGAGTGAGCCGGTCCATTCTGATTTAGATCAAAAGGTAGAAGAAGAGATGGGATGCAGTATAAGTCATCATCGTTTAGAATTCTTTGGCACTTGTGCTGAATGTAAAGAAGAAGAATAG
- a CDS encoding acetate uptake transporter — MANNKIANPAPLGLAGFALTTFVLSFYNAEILSTGEAIVFPLALFYGGLAQFMAGMWEFKTGNTFGATAFTSYGAWWMFFALFEYSITLGWIDLGANAATSVGLVLIAWGIFTFYMWLGTFKLNRALWLIFLTLWITFFLLALGDLVAPKFGILGGYMGIICALIAWYTSAAEIINDVSDETVLPLGEKNISA, encoded by the coding sequence ATGGCTAACAATAAGATAGCTAATCCAGCACCATTGGGTTTAGCTGGCTTTGCCTTAACAACTTTTGTTCTTAGTTTTTATAATGCCGAAATCCTGTCAACAGGAGAAGCAATAGTATTTCCACTGGCATTATTTTATGGTGGCTTAGCTCAATTCATGGCTGGAATGTGGGAATTTAAAACAGGTAATACCTTTGGAGCAACTGCTTTTACTTCTTACGGTGCCTGGTGGATGTTCTTCGCTTTATTCGAATATTCTATTACACTAGGCTGGATCGACCTAGGCGCCAATGCTGCCACCTCCGTAGGATTAGTACTCATTGCTTGGGGGATTTTTACTTTTTACATGTGGTTAGGTACTTTTAAATTAAATAGAGCACTCTGGCTTATCTTCTTGACATTATGGATCACTTTTTTCCTTTTAGCTCTCGGAGATCTAGTAGCACCTAAATTCGGAATACTAGGCGGATATATGGGAATTATCTGTGCTCTTATAGCCTGGTATACTTCTGCCGCAGAAATAATTAACGACGTCTCAGATGAAACTGTACTTCCTTTAGGAGAAAAGAATATTTCTGCTTAA
- a CDS encoding NifU family protein: MKEEVEAALDKIRPSLEADGGGVELIDVEEGVVKVKLTGACGGCPMSQMTLKNGIERVLKEEIPEVEKVESV; encoded by the coding sequence ATGAAAGAAGAAGTAGAAGCTGCTTTAGATAAAATCAGGCCATCATTAGAAGCAGATGGCGGTGGTGTTGAATTAATTGACGTTGAAGAGGGAGTTGTTAAGGTAAAGTTAACAGGAGCCTGTGGCGGCTGCCCCATGTCGCAAATGACTCTTAAAAACGGTATCGAACGAGTACTCAAGGAAGAAATTCCTGAAGTTGAAAAAGTAGAATCAGTATAG
- a CDS encoding NADH-quinone oxidoreductase subunit NuoF — translation MSIEAEVLVCSGTSCFSSGGPEIYNNLLENLEEKGLTGEVKLVQTGCFGFCEKGPIVVIYQEDNPGGIFYCQVEPEDAQRIVEEHLIKDEIIEELLYEEPETGRKVAQYEDMGFYKYQQRIALRNCGLIEPHNIREYIARDGYQALGKALTEMTPEEIIDEVKTSKLRGRGGGGFPTGVKWELTKSAEGSPKFIICNADEGDPGAFMDRSIVEGDPHSVIEGLAIGAYVIGANQGYVYVRAEYPLAVDRLEKAIESARELGVLGEDIFGSGFDFNVEIRVGAGAFVCGEETALIHSVQGDRGDPHGKPPYPANDGLWDQPTVINNVETLANIPQIILNGGDWFSHIGTEESTGTKVFALAGDIHNTGLIEVPMGTTLREVIFNLGGGIPDDKEFKAAQTGGPSGGCLPREKLDISMDYDSLLEVGSMMGSGGLIVMDEDTCMVDVARFYLDFTQDEACGKCTPGRVGTKRLLEMLNRIVSGEAEENILDKLEALCHEIKKTALCGLGQSAPNPILSTLEYFRDEYEAHVFDKYCPAGVCKDLASYKIDEEACEACGVCKEECPVSAITGSKEEGYEIDPEICESCGICEEECPFEVITRG, via the coding sequence ATGTCGATAGAGGCTGAGGTATTAGTCTGCAGTGGAACAAGCTGTTTTTCATCTGGCGGGCCTGAAATTTATAATAATTTGTTGGAAAATCTGGAAGAGAAAGGGCTTACAGGAGAAGTGAAATTGGTTCAGACCGGCTGTTTCGGCTTCTGTGAAAAAGGTCCTATAGTAGTAATCTATCAGGAAGATAATCCGGGAGGGATCTTTTATTGTCAGGTAGAGCCAGAAGATGCCCAGCGGATTGTAGAAGAACATTTAATTAAAGATGAGATTATAGAAGAGTTACTGTATGAAGAACCAGAAACCGGCCGTAAAGTTGCCCAGTATGAGGATATGGGTTTTTATAAATACCAACAGCGGATTGCATTGAGAAACTGCGGCTTAATTGAACCTCATAATATTAGGGAGTATATAGCCCGGGATGGTTATCAGGCTCTAGGAAAAGCACTAACAGAGATGACTCCTGAAGAGATAATTGACGAAGTAAAGACTTCAAAATTACGCGGTAGAGGAGGCGGTGGTTTTCCTACAGGAGTTAAGTGGGAACTAACTAAATCAGCAGAAGGCTCACCGAAGTTTATTATCTGTAATGCTGACGAAGGCGATCCTGGTGCATTTATGGACCGCAGCATTGTAGAGGGAGACCCTCATAGCGTAATTGAAGGACTGGCCATTGGAGCCTATGTTATTGGAGCTAATCAAGGTTATGTCTATGTTAGAGCTGAATATCCGCTGGCAGTGGATAGATTAGAGAAGGCTATTGAATCTGCTAGAGAGCTAGGAGTGTTAGGGGAAGATATATTTGGCAGCGGATTTGATTTTAATGTAGAGATAAGGGTTGGAGCTGGTGCTTTTGTCTGTGGGGAAGAAACAGCTTTAATTCATTCAGTTCAAGGAGATAGAGGAGATCCACATGGTAAGCCACCTTATCCAGCTAATGATGGTCTATGGGACCAGCCGACTGTAATTAATAATGTAGAGACTTTAGCCAATATTCCTCAGATTATTTTGAATGGAGGCGATTGGTTTAGCCATATAGGTACCGAAGAAAGCACGGGGACAAAGGTCTTTGCTTTAGCTGGAGATATCCATAATACCGGATTGATTGAAGTGCCTATGGGGACAACACTTAGAGAGGTAATCTTTAATCTGGGTGGTGGAATTCCTGATGATAAAGAATTCAAAGCAGCTCAGACAGGAGGACCTTCTGGCGGATGTCTGCCGAGGGAAAAGTTAGATATTTCAATGGATTATGATTCTCTGCTGGAAGTCGGTTCTATGATGGGTTCAGGTGGCTTGATTGTGATGGATGAAGATACCTGTATGGTAGATGTAGCTCGCTTCTATCTGGACTTTACCCAGGATGAAGCCTGTGGTAAATGCACCCCAGGAAGAGTAGGAACTAAACGCTTATTGGAGATGTTGAATAGAATTGTCAGCGGTGAAGCAGAGGAAAATATTCTTGATAAATTAGAAGCACTCTGTCATGAGATAAAAAAGACAGCTCTCTGTGGTCTAGGCCAGTCAGCCCCTAATCCAATTTTAAGTACTCTGGAGTACTTTCGAGATGAGTATGAAGCCCATGTATTTGATAAATATTGTCCAGCCGGTGTCTGTAAAGATTTAGCAAGTTATAAAATAGATGAAGAAGCTTGTGAGGCTTGTGGGGTCTGTAAGGAAGAATGTCCCGTTTCAGCGATTACAGGTAGTAAAGAAGAAGGATATGAAATCGATCCTGAGATCTGTGAAAGTTGTGGTATTTGTGAAGAAGAGTGTCCCTTTGAAGTAATTACCAGAGGTTAA
- a CDS encoding DUF4349 domain-containing protein, producing the protein MRILKCKGLIILLGILLIVLVTTSCRAPSIGLQDSVEPQSLKRPVQTKEKGKELLTEEELQSTGKDRKIIKEANLNLERNDLAEAYEEVQELVKKYNGYIIDSHQWQNNNQKKYYRYTLRIPQQNFDSAIAGLKDLGKLKDERFTGRDVTREYIDLKARLSNFKAQEERYLELLDQAKDVEDILKIEKELNRVRTEIEQLEGQLKYYDNRVDLATINVQIVQPSPIIGSNWQIINSFKDAVRGFVKSINLIIILIGALLPWLLFLFLILMVGYFIFKVKRK; encoded by the coding sequence ATGAGAATTTTAAAATGTAAAGGTTTGATTATTCTGCTAGGAATTTTATTAATTGTACTGGTCACCACTTCCTGTCGAGCACCTTCTATTGGACTACAAGATTCAGTAGAACCTCAGTCATTAAAAAGGCCAGTCCAAACTAAAGAAAAGGGAAAAGAATTATTAACTGAGGAAGAATTACAGTCTACAGGGAAAGATAGAAAGATAATTAAAGAGGCTAATCTTAATCTGGAACGGAATGATTTGGCAGAAGCTTATGAAGAAGTTCAAGAATTAGTTAAGAAGTATAATGGATATATTATAGATTCCCATCAGTGGCAGAATAATAATCAGAAGAAGTATTACCGCTATACTTTACGTATTCCTCAGCAGAATTTTGATTCAGCAATTGCTGGGCTTAAAGATTTAGGTAAGCTTAAGGATGAACGGTTTACCGGACGGGATGTAACTAGAGAATATATTGATCTCAAGGCTCGGTTGAGTAACTTTAAAGCCCAGGAAGAAAGATATTTAGAATTGTTAGACCAAGCAAAAGATGTGGAAGATATACTTAAAATAGAAAAGGAATTAAACCGAGTTAGAACCGAGATTGAGCAGCTCGAGGGCCAGTTAAAGTATTATGATAATCGGGTTGATTTAGCAACGATTAATGTTCAAATTGTGCAGCCGTCACCAATAATAGGAAGTAACTGGCAGATTATTAATAGTTTTAAAGATGCAGTAAGAGGTTTTGTAAAGAGCATTAACTTAATTATTATCTTGATAGGGGCTCTGTTACCGTGGCTTTTATTTTTATTTTTAATATTAATGGTAGGTTATTTTATTTTTAAAGTTAAAAGAAAATAA
- a CDS encoding cold-shock protein, with protein sequence MATGTVKWFDSNKGYGFIERPEEDDVFVHFSAIQDDGFKDLEEGEEVEFEVVEGDKGLQAENVVKL encoded by the coding sequence ATGGCAACAGGAACAGTAAAATGGTTTGATTCTAACAAAGGTTATGGATTTATTGAACGACCAGAGGAAGACGATGTATTCGTTCACTTCTCTGCTATCCAGGACGATGGTTTCAAAGACTTAGAAGAAGGCGAAGAAGTAGAATTTGAAGTAGTTGAAGGCGACAAAGGACTACAAGCTGAAAACGTAGTCAAGCTGTAA